From the Patescibacteria group bacterium genome, one window contains:
- a CDS encoding polyprenyl synthetase family protein translates to MDFLPKYRAEIDCALLEFFARTKFPEKKFAAALRHAVLLGGKRIRPILGLLAFESIKNSQTKIARSKVIRILLSLELIHAFSLVHDDLPAIDDDTLRRGRPTVWYKFGEANAILAGDALVLLAFQNLAENAPTELLPQLTQILARASGGMIVGQFRDLDLSKNNSLANILKTHSAKTGELIFAAVQLGALLASADSAQTKLLKNYAAKLGLVFQIKDDLLDALGDPKILGKKVGKDVGKKGFVKILGILKSQKKLAELTRAAITISQKLKAPRLAQLAEFVLKREQ, encoded by the coding sequence GTGGATTTTCTCCCGAAATATCGCGCCGAGATTGATTGTGCTTTGCTTGAGTTTTTTGCCAGGACAAAATTTCCTGAAAAAAAATTTGCGGCGGCGTTGCGACACGCCGTTTTACTCGGTGGCAAAAGGATTCGGCCGATACTCGGACTGCTCGCTTTCGAGAGCATCAAAAATTCCCAAACTAAAATCGCTCGCTCGAAAGTTATTCGGATTTTGCTTTCGCTCGAATTAATTCACGCCTTTTCCTTGGTGCACGATGATCTGCCCGCGATAGACGACGACACACTGCGGCGCGGGCGACCGACCGTTTGGTACAAATTCGGCGAGGCGAATGCCATCTTGGCGGGTGATGCGCTTGTTTTGCTCGCCTTCCAAAATCTCGCGGAAAATGCGCCGACTGAGTTGCTGCCGCAATTGACCCAAATTTTGGCACGGGCGAGCGGCGGCATGATTGTCGGACAATTCCGCGATCTCGACCTCAGCAAAAATAATTCGCTCGCCAACATTCTCAAAACGCATTCCGCCAAGACGGGCGAATTGATTTTTGCGGCAGTGCAGCTCGGCGCATTGCTCGCGTCCGCTGATTCCGCCCAGACGAAACTCTTGAAAAACTATGCCGCCAAACTCGGACTCGTTTTCCAGATCAAAGACGACTTGCTCGATGCGCTCGGTGATCCGAAAATTCTCGGCAAAAAAGTTGGTAAAGATGTCGGTAAAAAAGGTTTCGTCAAAATTCTTGGCATTCTGAAGTCGCAAAAAAAACTGGCGGAATTGACTCGGGCGGCGATTACAATTTCCCAAAAATTAAAAGCGCCGCGTCTTGCGCAGTTGGCGGAATTTGTTTTGAAGCGCGAGCAATAA
- a CDS encoding penicillin-binding protein 2 — MYSRFSSNHRQSNRFHALFYAAIFFFAVIVLKLGWLQIIHAHDYETLAEEQNSRGVVLPAKRGNIYAKDYRTGELFPLAQNSTTYVVFADPMLIASGTESAVADQLLPFLYIPPDPVESAKKEVVVTPPQTVVVPAAAAPTDPTALATDAAVAATTETNSDGTVPVAASDLTTSTPTSPIVQPTAVTPKPVEVPIDPQVAFKNKLVEQLATKDVVRRELGEITDEEIKILTESHIPGVSLVDKTLILNPTLIDDPSDTATKLATILAAKYDEIYPLMIRKKVRYVKLATRVVPDVKDKIEALGIRGVGTIPEYRRVYPEENLAAQVVGFLDHDEDGEYGIEGAFDKILRGKDGLRTTQVDPFNRQITVGDIAIQNAVDGNSVVLTIDRAIQKMAEEALAKVVNQQRADGGQVIVMDPNTGAVLALAHYPTFNPNTYGDVYVSEELVKKEIPKKWVDEAGNVHDDTEVWWETTRGEKAVSEWGTELIVRNGFRYQVFNEYRDGEIVGKIIYNNRVGEGAFGMKAATDPYEPGSVFKSIVMAAAIDAGEVTPNTRSPYNGPVTLDEINYLTGKPIVIKNSQNAYHGQETMTQVLENSSNIGMTFVAQTLGAATFYDYIKKFGFGERSEIEFDGEDTGQVENYTKWSKSELVTKGFGQGLTVNLFQMAAAYSALANGGLLMKPYVVDEQISSDGRRIKTEPTTIRRVINPETSKTTTEMLVSSVKNGYAKPGGVPGYFVAGKTGTSQTYFNGRALTDVGTTIATFGGYAPATDPKFIVLVKVDRPRIEEWGTTSAAPVFQKVTEELLMNYFAIAPNN; from the coding sequence ATGTATTCGCGTTTTTCCAGCAATCACCGTCAGTCGAATCGTTTTCACGCGCTTTTTTACGCCGCGATCTTCTTTTTCGCGGTGATCGTCCTGAAGCTCGGGTGGCTCCAAATTATCCATGCGCACGATTACGAGACGCTCGCCGAGGAACAAAATTCGCGCGGCGTCGTGCTGCCGGCGAAGCGCGGTAATATTTACGCGAAGGATTATCGGACGGGTGAGCTTTTTCCGCTCGCGCAAAATTCGACGACCTATGTCGTTTTCGCTGATCCAATGTTGATCGCGAGCGGCACTGAATCAGCAGTCGCTGATCAGCTCCTGCCGTTTCTATACATTCCGCCTGATCCAGTCGAGTCAGCCAAAAAAGAAGTTGTCGTCACGCCGCCTCAGACAGTGGTTGTCCCCGCAGCAGCTGCGCCGACTGATCCGACCGCACTCGCCACCGATGCCGCCGTCGCGGCGACTACCGAGACAAATTCAGACGGAACTGTCCCGGTCGCTGCGTCCGACCTCACCACTTCGACCCCGACCTCACCGATTGTCCAGCCCACTGCGGTCACACCAAAACCAGTCGAAGTGCCGATTGATCCGCAAGTCGCTTTCAAAAATAAGTTAGTCGAGCAGCTCGCCACGAAAGATGTCGTCCGACGCGAGCTCGGTGAGATTACAGATGAGGAAATCAAAATCCTGACCGAGTCGCACATTCCGGGAGTCTCGCTCGTAGATAAGACGCTCATCCTTAATCCGACTTTGATTGATGATCCCAGTGATACTGCGACCAAGCTGGCGACGATCCTCGCGGCGAAGTACGATGAAATTTATCCGCTCATGATTCGCAAAAAAGTGCGCTATGTCAAATTGGCAACGCGTGTCGTGCCGGATGTGAAGGATAAAATCGAAGCACTGGGGATTCGCGGCGTGGGGACGATTCCAGAATATCGCCGCGTGTATCCCGAGGAAAATCTGGCGGCACAAGTCGTCGGCTTCCTCGATCATGACGAAGATGGTGAGTACGGCATCGAGGGTGCTTTTGACAAAATTCTACGCGGCAAAGATGGACTGCGGACGACTCAGGTTGATCCATTCAACCGCCAAATTACAGTCGGAGATATCGCAATCCAAAACGCTGTCGACGGCAATTCCGTCGTGCTCACGATTGATCGGGCGATTCAAAAAATGGCGGAAGAGGCGTTGGCGAAAGTCGTCAATCAGCAGCGCGCGGACGGCGGTCAGGTTATCGTGATGGATCCCAACACCGGGGCGGTACTGGCGTTGGCGCATTACCCAACCTTCAATCCCAACACTTACGGTGATGTTTATGTTTCGGAAGAATTGGTCAAAAAAGAAATTCCGAAAAAATGGGTGGACGAGGCGGGCAATGTCCATGACGACACTGAAGTGTGGTGGGAGACGACCAGAGGCGAGAAGGCTGTCAGTGAGTGGGGTACCGAGTTGATCGTCCGCAATGGTTTTCGTTATCAAGTTTTCAACGAATACCGCGATGGTGAAATCGTCGGCAAAATCATTTACAACAACCGGGTCGGTGAAGGTGCTTTCGGGATGAAGGCGGCGACCGATCCGTATGAGCCGGGTTCAGTTTTCAAATCAATCGTCATGGCAGCGGCGATCGATGCTGGTGAAGTGACACCCAATACGCGCTCGCCCTACAACGGTCCGGTAACGCTGGATGAAATTAATTACTTGACCGGAAAGCCAATCGTAATCAAAAACTCCCAAAATGCTTACCACGGGCAGGAGACCATGACGCAGGTTTTGGAGAATTCTTCCAATATCGGCATGACCTTTGTCGCGCAGACCTTGGGTGCCGCGACTTTTTACGATTACATCAAAAAGTTTGGCTTCGGTGAACGCTCCGAAATCGAATTCGACGGCGAAGATACCGGTCAGGTCGAGAATTATACCAAGTGGAGTAAATCCGAATTGGTCACCAAGGGCTTCGGTCAGGGTCTCACCGTCAATCTTTTTCAAATGGCGGCGGCTTACTCGGCACTCGCGAACGGCGGACTTTTGATGAAACCCTATGTCGTCGATGAGCAAATTTCATCCGACGGTCGCCGCATCAAAACCGAGCCGACGACGATTCGCCGTGTCATTAATCCGGAAACTTCGAAAACAACTACCGAGATGTTGGTGAGCTCAGTCAAAAATGGCTACGCGAAACCGGGTGGTGTGCCGGGTTACTTCGTCGCAGGCAAGACGGGTACGAGCCAGACTTATTTCAATGGGCGCGCTCTGACCGATGTCGGTACGACGATTGCGACTTTCGGCGGCTACGCGCCGGCGACCGATCCGAAATTTATCGTGCTCGTCAAAGTGGACCGTCCGCGTATCGAAGAATGGGGCACGACTTCGGCTGCGCCAGTTTTCCAAAAAGTGACCGAAGAGTTGCTCATGAATTATTTCGCGATCGCGCCGAACAACTGA
- the gap gene encoding type I glyceraldehyde-3-phosphate dehydrogenase → MKIAINGFGRIGRQTLRAAFAKNSPLEIVAINDLVPAETLAHLFEFDSVYGRFGGKVEVGADFLKINGKEIKIFAEKDPAQLPWKKLGVSVVIESTGFFCDRAGAAKHLDAGAQCVIISAPGKDVDGTFVRGVNCNSFDPKTMQVVSNASCTTNCLAPVAKVLLENFGIEKGLMTTTHAYTSDQRLIDAPHKDPRRARAAALSIIPTSTGAAKAVGEVLPELKGKLTGISLRVPTPTVSIVDFVAELRRPVTAEEINAAMQKASQNELAGILEYETRPLVSMDFKGDPASSIVDAANTMVVGGNLVKVVAWYDNEWGYSNRLVELAELAVARL, encoded by the coding sequence ATGAAAATCGCCATCAACGGCTTCGGTCGTATCGGAAGACAAACTTTGCGCGCCGCTTTCGCCAAGAACTCACCACTCGAAATCGTCGCGATCAATGACCTCGTCCCCGCTGAAACGCTCGCGCACCTTTTTGAATTCGATTCGGTCTACGGTCGTTTTGGTGGCAAAGTCGAGGTCGGCGCAGATTTTTTGAAAATCAACGGCAAGGAAATCAAAATTTTTGCCGAGAAGGATCCGGCGCAACTTCCGTGGAAAAAACTCGGGGTCAGTGTCGTGATTGAATCAACCGGCTTTTTCTGCGACCGCGCGGGCGCCGCGAAACACCTCGACGCAGGCGCGCAGTGCGTGATTATTTCCGCGCCGGGAAAAGATGTGGACGGCACTTTCGTCCGCGGTGTGAACTGCAATTCATTCGATCCGAAGACGATGCAAGTTGTTTCGAATGCGAGCTGCACGACAAATTGTCTCGCACCGGTCGCGAAAGTTTTGTTGGAAAATTTCGGCATCGAGAAAGGTTTGATGACGACGACACACGCCTACACGAGCGACCAAAGATTGATCGACGCACCGCACAAAGATCCGCGCCGCGCGCGCGCCGCCGCACTTTCGATTATCCCAACTTCGACCGGCGCAGCGAAAGCCGTCGGTGAAGTGCTGCCAGAATTAAAAGGTAAATTGACTGGAATTTCTCTGCGCGTCCCGACCCCGACTGTTTCAATCGTCGATTTCGTCGCCGAGCTCCGCCGACCTGTGACGGCGGAGGAAATTAATGCGGCGATGCAAAAAGCGAGCCAAAACGAACTCGCCGGGATTTTGGAATACGAAACGCGTCCGCTCGTCTCGATGGATTTCAAAGGCGACCCAGCGAGCTCCATCGTCGACGCGGCGAATACGATGGTCGTCGGTGGCAATCTCGTCAAAGTCGTCGCGTGGTACGACAACGAATGGGGCTATTCCAATCGCCTAGTCGAGCTCGCTGAACTCGCCGTGGCACGCCTGTAA
- a CDS encoding HIT domain-containing protein has protein sequence MSDCIFCEIAAGHSPAAVEYEDERVIAFADIQPIAPVHILIATKKHIPSIAKLASEDESLVGHLVLVAKKLAENRQLEGYKLIFNVGEKGGQVVPHLHLHLLGGWEEKPDSIPG, from the coding sequence ATGTCCGACTGTATTTTTTGCGAAATTGCGGCGGGGCACAGTCCGGCAGCGGTCGAGTACGAGGACGAGCGCGTGATTGCGTTTGCCGATATCCAGCCAATCGCGCCGGTGCATATTCTGATTGCCACTAAAAAACACATTCCCTCAATCGCGAAACTCGCTTCCGAAGACGAATCATTAGTTGGTCATCTCGTGCTTGTCGCCAAAAAATTGGCGGAAAATCGCCAGCTCGAAGGCTACAAATTGATTTTCAATGTCGGTGAAAAGGGTGGTCAGGTCGTGCCACATCTCCACCTCCACTTGCTCGGCGGCTGGGAAGAAAAACCGGATTCGATTCCGGGCTGA
- a CDS encoding PKD domain-containing protein yields the protein MKIKTKIGFLALVFVFLASPVFAELFSGSGVGPTASFSVSPSVAITGSPIVFDASASRNAIGSTSGLQFRWDFEGNYAWTSWSSTAKTKHTFTEAKDYTARLQVKDADGLVDETAFKVFVGIKYMSSSPVARIYVDPASGDTTTNFHFQVSVFSNIGTPTDRLEVRWDWNHDGTWDTTWSKARDFFHVFPDALNQEVWLEVRDADGSSSIEKGIYVEGKEDDSIRNKEIGLIHLSEVSAPLASFTTSATSVDQGATVLFDATPSIRAAEFRWDFDGDGRFDNSWNAANQKVQRVYKNVGVFTATLEVRSAAGEIDKTTRTITVIDQSNILPTASFTLYNSTNPSLGLALAILNDKVKFTATVRDEDGIASKAQVRWDFDGDGAWDTNFSSTKTATYQFTATGTKFPRLEVRDELGALATVIGQIEIVANTAPRANLKISPASGAPGATFRFDAASSRDDQSGKTNLQYRFDFDGDGIFDTKFSGTSAYSKKIGRAGNLTATVEVRDRANATGRAKATFAVIVPTTPIAGFVVEPRVGTFATNFEFDASASRDPAGSKLSYRWDLDYRGENDIDFSSGWSTSPIFRYRFSTVGDYSLRLVVRNAAGLQDEVFGKIKIHAESLSLQFLRQKGIISNEENPDGLITRAELAQIIVKATKISALAPRIAQFTDVPASDVNARYAAAVSARGWISPRNNFAWQPNGSVNRAEAAKIVIAALYPRVATKNSLMFFDVPESAWYARFAETAAAQNLIATEDHRFNPALPVTRAEIARMVAVLLDRYPATRISAQSSTPVAQEFFTKILAKLGLAD from the coding sequence GTGAAAATAAAAACAAAAATCGGATTTTTGGCGCTCGTTTTTGTCTTTCTGGCGAGTCCGGTTTTCGCAGAATTATTTTCCGGCAGTGGTGTCGGTCCGACGGCAAGCTTCAGTGTGTCACCTTCGGTCGCCATCACTGGGAGCCCGATTGTTTTCGATGCGTCCGCTTCCCGCAATGCGATTGGCAGTACATCCGGCCTGCAGTTTCGCTGGGATTTCGAAGGCAATTATGCGTGGACGAGTTGGTCGAGCACTGCGAAAACGAAACACACTTTCACCGAGGCAAAAGATTACACGGCGCGTTTGCAGGTCAAAGATGCCGACGGCTTGGTCGACGAGACCGCATTCAAAGTCTTCGTCGGGATAAAATACATGAGCTCGTCGCCGGTGGCGCGGATTTATGTCGACCCGGCGAGTGGGGATACCACTACGAATTTTCATTTTCAAGTCTCCGTTTTTTCCAATATCGGTACGCCGACGGATCGGCTCGAAGTGCGGTGGGACTGGAATCACGACGGCACTTGGGATACGACTTGGTCCAAGGCTCGTGATTTTTTTCATGTTTTTCCTGACGCACTGAATCAAGAAGTTTGGCTCGAGGTGCGTGACGCAGATGGCTCAAGCTCGATTGAAAAAGGTATTTATGTCGAAGGCAAAGAGGACGACTCGATTCGCAATAAAGAAATCGGCTTGATTCACCTCTCAGAAGTTAGCGCGCCGCTCGCGAGCTTCACGACTTCGGCGACCTCGGTCGATCAAGGCGCGACTGTTTTGTTTGACGCGACGCCGTCAATTCGTGCAGCTGAATTTCGCTGGGATTTCGACGGCGATGGTCGTTTCGATAATTCCTGGAATGCAGCCAATCAAAAGGTGCAGCGCGTTTACAAAAATGTTGGCGTTTTTACGGCGACGCTAGAAGTGCGCAGTGCGGCAGGTGAGATCGACAAGACGACGCGGACGATTACCGTCATCGACCAATCGAATATTCTGCCGACAGCGAGTTTTACTTTGTACAATTCCACGAATCCTTCGCTCGGATTGGCACTGGCAATTTTGAACGACAAAGTTAAATTCACGGCGACCGTACGCGATGAGGATGGTATAGCGAGCAAAGCTCAGGTTCGCTGGGATTTCGACGGCGATGGTGCTTGGGACACGAATTTTTCTTCGACCAAAACTGCGACTTACCAATTCACCGCGACCGGCACGAAGTTTCCGCGACTCGAGGTGCGCGATGAGCTCGGTGCTCTCGCGACTGTGATTGGCCAGATCGAAATTGTGGCGAACACTGCGCCACGAGCGAATTTAAAAATTTCTCCGGCGAGTGGTGCGCCGGGCGCGACCTTCCGTTTCGATGCAGCTTCCTCGCGCGACGATCAGAGTGGTAAGACTAATCTGCAGTACCGTTTTGATTTTGATGGTGATGGAATTTTCGACACTAAGTTCAGTGGCACATCGGCGTATTCCAAAAAAATCGGACGCGCGGGCAATCTGACTGCGACAGTCGAAGTGCGCGATCGTGCCAATGCGACAGGACGGGCGAAGGCGACTTTTGCTGTCATCGTGCCGACGACGCCGATTGCGGGATTTGTCGTCGAGCCGCGTGTCGGCACCTTCGCGACTAATTTCGAATTCGATGCCTCGGCTTCGCGCGATCCGGCAGGTAGCAAATTGAGCTATCGTTGGGATCTGGATTACCGTGGCGAGAATGACATTGATTTTTCGTCAGGGTGGAGCACTAGTCCGATTTTTCGCTACCGATTTTCCACAGTTGGAGATTATTCGCTTCGGCTTGTCGTGCGCAATGCCGCCGGGCTGCAGGACGAGGTTTTCGGCAAAATCAAAATTCACGCAGAAAGTCTCTCGCTCCAATTTTTGCGTCAAAAGGGCATTATCTCGAATGAGGAAAATCCGGACGGACTGATCACGCGCGCCGAGCTGGCACAGATTATCGTGAAGGCGACCAAGATTTCCGCGCTCGCGCCACGCATCGCGCAGTTCACCGATGTTCCGGCGAGCGATGTGAATGCGCGCTACGCCGCGGCGGTGAGTGCCCGCGGTTGGATTTCGCCGCGCAATAATTTTGCGTGGCAGCCAAATGGTTCAGTCAATCGCGCTGAGGCGGCGAAGATCGTAATCGCGGCGCTGTATCCGCGTGTCGCGACTAAGAATAGTCTCATGTTTTTCGATGTGCCCGAATCAGCGTGGTACGCGCGTTTCGCTGAGACGGCGGCGGCTCAAAATTTGATTGCGACTGAGGATCACAGATTTAACCCAGCGCTACCGGTCACGCGCGCCGAGATTGCGCGTATGGTGGCAGTGCTGCTTGATCGCTATCCTGCGACGCGAATTTCCGCGCAATCATCCACCCCAGTCGCTCAAGAATTCTTCACCAAAATTCTCGCCAAGCTCGGTTTGGCTGATTGA
- a CDS encoding PrgI family protein has protein sequence MQFKVPQNVQIEDKILPFMTLRQLIICGVGGGLTYLIYLVLEFQPFAIWAPPVLVLGLLTVAIAFLKIQGIPFVQFLLLLLERYLNPTKRVWTKSVDDVFPQKSTTAKSAAADKNSPLVKKKYSAEEIARLTQVLDTSQKV, from the coding sequence TTGCAATTCAAAGTTCCCCAGAACGTGCAAATTGAAGACAAAATTTTGCCTTTCATGACGCTGCGCCAACTCATCATTTGCGGTGTGGGCGGCGGATTGACCTACCTCATTTACCTCGTGCTGGAATTTCAACCTTTCGCGATTTGGGCGCCACCAGTCTTGGTGCTCGGGCTACTGACAGTGGCGATTGCCTTCCTCAAAATTCAGGGCATTCCGTTCGTCCAATTTTTACTCCTGTTGCTTGAGCGTTATCTGAATCCGACGAAACGCGTCTGGACCAAATCTGTGGATGATGTTTTTCCGCAAAAATCTACGACCGCTAAATCGGCGGCTGCCGACAAGAATTCGCCACTAGTTAAGAAAAAATACTCTGCGGAAGAAATCGCGCGGCTCACGCAAGTGCTGGATACCAGCCAAAAAGTTTAA
- a CDS encoding Maf family protein, with product MKIILASSSPRRSELLRKLVADFEIRIPEIDERLDRKKSATANAEFLATEKARAVFEKNSVTIGGDTLGELAGKILGKPRDKREAAEFLRALAGKQHAVISGFCVKTDEREIVGHAKSLVEFTNISDAAIEKYVAENPVENFAAGYAIQSLPKNFVQKIDGAAETVIGFPLQEIGKILRRLRVGQIELR from the coding sequence ATGAAAATCATTCTCGCGTCGTCGAGCCCACGGCGCAGCGAGCTGCTGCGCAAACTAGTGGCGGATTTTGAAATTAGAATTCCTGAAATCGACGAACGACTCGACCGGAAAAAATCCGCGACGGCAAACGCCGAATTTTTGGCGACGGAAAAAGCGCGTGCGGTTTTTGAAAAAAATTCAGTGACCATCGGCGGCGACACGCTCGGCGAGCTGGCTGGAAAAATTTTGGGCAAACCGCGTGACAAGCGAGAAGCTGCGGAATTTTTGCGCGCGCTCGCAGGCAAACAACATGCGGTCATTTCCGGCTTTTGCGTGAAAACTGATGAACGCGAAATCGTCGGTCACGCAAAAAGTTTGGTTGAATTCACCAACATTTCAGATGCGGCAATCGAAAAATATGTCGCGGAAAATCCGGTTGAAAATTTTGCGGCGGGTTACGCGATTCAGAGTCTGCCGAAAAATTTCGTTCAAAAAATCGATGGTGCAGCCGAGACCGTCATCGGTTTTCCGCTGCAGGAAATCGGAAAAATTTTACGCCGCCTGCGCGTCGGTCAAATCGAATTGCGTTAG
- a CDS encoding cysteine desulfurase family protein yields MTQQPIYLDHAATTPLAPEVLKKMLPFLAENFGNPGSIHAQGQTAKNAVEKARREVAEILHCEPSEIIFTSGGSESDNLALRGVLKPGDHLIISEIEHPAVLRTAEILAKNGIELTKIPVAHNGIVEVAAVTAALRQNTKLISIMLANNEIGTLQPVREIGKFLEKNRPEIRLHTDAVQAGGILELDVRHLKVDLLSLSAHKFYGPKGVGILFVKNGVKLIPQISGGHQENGIRAGTENVAGIIGAAEALKLAEKIRAKEAARLTKLRANFVAQVLREIPQAQLNGSAVNRLPGNANISFFGIEGESILLRLDFVGISASSGSACSSASLEPSSVLRALKIPHEWLHGSIRFSLGKTTTAKDLQRTVRELKKIVRELRVLSPLCI; encoded by the coding sequence ATGACTCAACAACCCATCTACCTCGACCACGCCGCGACGACTCCGCTCGCTCCGGAAGTGCTGAAAAAAATGCTGCCGTTCTTGGCAGAAAATTTTGGGAATCCCGGCTCGATTCACGCGCAGGGTCAGACAGCGAAAAATGCGGTGGAAAAAGCACGGCGAGAAGTCGCGGAAATTTTGCACTGCGAGCCAAGCGAAATTATTTTCACGAGTGGCGGCAGCGAGTCGGACAATCTCGCACTGCGCGGTGTTTTAAAACCGGGTGACCATTTAATTATTTCAGAAATCGAACATCCGGCGGTTTTGCGGACAGCAGAAATTTTGGCGAAAAACGGTATTGAGCTGACGAAAATTCCCGTCGCACACAATGGAATTGTGGAGGTCGCTGCGGTCACGGCAGCACTGCGCCAAAATACGAAATTGATCTCGATCATGCTCGCGAATAACGAAATCGGCACGCTCCAGCCCGTGCGTGAAATTGGAAAATTTTTAGAAAAAAATCGACCGGAAATTCGACTGCACACTGACGCCGTGCAGGCCGGCGGAATACTCGAGCTCGATGTCCGCCATCTCAAGGTCGACCTGCTCTCACTCTCCGCGCACAAATTTTATGGACCGAAAGGCGTCGGGATTTTATTCGTGAAAAACGGCGTGAAATTGATTCCGCAAATCTCGGGCGGTCATCAGGAAAACGGCATTCGCGCTGGCACGGAAAATGTCGCGGGCATCATCGGCGCGGCAGAGGCATTGAAATTAGCGGAAAAAATTCGTGCGAAAGAAGCCGCACGCCTCACGAAATTACGCGCTAATTTCGTCGCGCAAGTTTTGCGCGAAATTCCACAAGCACAGCTGAATGGCTCTGCCGTGAATCGCCTGCCGGGCAATGCGAATATTTCTTTTTTTGGCATCGAGGGTGAAAGTATTTTGCTGCGGCTCGACTTCGTCGGCATCAGCGCGTCGAGCGGCTCAGCCTGCAGCTCCGCCAGTCTCGAGCCAAGCTCTGTCCTACGCGCGCTCAAAATTCCGCACGAATGGCTGCACGGCAGCATCCGTTTTTCACTCGGCAAAACGACTACGGCCAAAGATCTCCAGCGCACAGTCCGTGAATTGAAAAAAATCGTGCGCGAACTGCGCGTGCTCTCCCCACTCTGCATATGA